A window of Salmo trutta chromosome 5, fSalTru1.1, whole genome shotgun sequence contains these coding sequences:
- the LOC115194395 gene encoding 39S ribosomal protein L52, mitochondrial isoform X1, producing MAAPVRTLCCTVLRHSSRCFTTTCGSQAGIKWRTENGLARSGTEYGPMTDLPDWSFADGRPAPPLKGQLRRKQERETLARRVVNLSSEVDKGMEVWREKQEEAKRMQERNKSLLLKPKGNLLLKKYK from the exons ATGGCGGCGCCCGTAAGGACATTGTGCTGTACAG TTTTGAGGCATTCCAGTCGTTGTTTTACTACGACGTGTGGGTCACAGGCTGGAATCAAGTGGAGGACCGA AAATGGTCTGGCCCGCAGTGGAACAGAGTATGGCCCCATGACAGATCTCCCTGACTGGTCCTTTGCAG ATGGCCGGCCAGCACCCCCCCTGAAAGGACAGCTGAGgagaaagcaggagagagagacgtTAGCA AGACGTGTCGTGAATCTCAGCTCGGAGGTGGATAAGGGGATGGAAGTGTGGAGGGAGAAACAGGAAGAAGCCAAAAGAATGCAGGAACGCAATAAATCTCTTCTGCTTAAACCAAAAGGAAACCTTTTATTGAAGAAATATAAGTAA
- the LOC115194399 gene encoding LIM domain-containing protein ajuba isoform X2: MDRLGTKLLEKLKLTDSGSVKFASSKKKNELVNNSNSNGNNSSGLPPSLNTATSSPSRPGQFSLTSPTSTEACGLASSGKGLGERVSSTQHLSTSITPQPTDCEHQPYSPSTLAPLRRRSTQQRASCYLGEGVDIQMRRESGLGDCDPAGSKASLNQRRYSLELQQLVRRQQLLSQPPLSHSSGPPPAYPIPSSGYGSAPRGGAMAEPHYLPEPERHKRLSLQEAMFYKRLSTGGELWESTRPASLSHSPHRPSEMGGGGGFFFPPGPALSPCSSFSLQESVLVSPRSSFASSTASGGGGGSPMGSRCSSNRTSGISLGYDTRYSASSTMAPQLQFSSLHTGGSTGGQGYTVSSRAGAPSGAGGWQDYLDGVFSPGGAGVQDSRHSYPPALGSPAAACCRAGPEWWDEKGAGAARGEETGMGAAGERTRYSDLPGTRYQEELARLLLRDAALEGEGLHMGGLMLKEQANPPINALAKLATLINTATASRPIKAQEEPETGREASSENRQEFFGTCVKCRKGVYGSDNACQALDSLYHTRCFTCVSCGRTLRNKDFYNVNGSVYCKEDYMFSGFQAAAEKCSVCGHLILEQILQAMGNSYHPGCFRCVVCSKALDGVSFTVDHLSNIYCVSDYNRTFAPKCAACFQPILPAEGSEEILRVVSMNKDYHFECYHCEDCGKQLSDQPGSQCFPLDSHLLCHSCHMMQVCASHNIPPHSTN; this comes from the exons ATGGACCGACTTGGAACTAAGTTATTGGAGAAGTTGAAACTGACTGACTCAGGAAGTGTGAAATTTGCCAGTTCTAAAAAGAAAAACGAGTTGGttaacaacagcaacagcaatGGGAACAACAGTAGTGGACTACCACCAAGCCTGAACACTGCCACTTCCTCACCTTCAAGACCTGGTCAGTTTTCTCTTACCTCTCCAACCTCAACGGAGGCGTGTGGGCTGGCTAGTAGCGGGAAGGGATTGGGAGAAAGAGTCTCCTCTACCCAGCACCTCTCAACCTCCATCACCCCCCAACCTACTGACTGCGAACATCAACCCTACTCCCCCTCGACTCTCGCCCCCCTCCGGCGCCGGTCGACCCAGCAGCGTGCCTCCTGCTACCTGGGGGAGGGCGTTGACATCCAGATGAGGCGTGAGTCGGGCCTGGGGGACTGTGACCCAGCTGGGTCTAAGGCTTCTCTGAACCAGCGCCGCTACTCCCTGGAGCTCCAACAGCTGGTCCGACGCCAACAGCTCCTCTCCCAGCCTCCTCTGTCCCACTCCTCTGGCCCCCCTCCGGcgtaccccatcccctcctcggGTTATGGCTCTGCTCCCCGCGGCGGGGCCATGGCTGAGCCACACTACCTTCCCGAGCCTGAGCGTCACAAACGCCTCTCCCTGCAGGAGGCGATGTTCTACAAGAGGCTGAGCACGGGAGGGGAGCTCTGGGAGAGCACCAGACCGGCCTCGCTCTCTCACTCCCCGCACCGGCCCTCTGagatgggtggaggaggagggttctTCTTCCCCCCAGGCCCAGCACTGAGCCCCTGCTCCTCCTTCAGCCTCCAGGAGTCGGTGCTGGTCAGTCCCAGGTCCAGCTTTGCCTCCAGTACAGCCAgcggtggagggggagggagccCTATGGGCAGCCGCTGTAGCAGCAACCGCACCAGTGGAATCAGCCTGGGCTATGACACGCGCTACTCAGCCTCCTCCACCATGGCACCACAGCTGCAGTTCTCCTCCCTGCACACAGGGGGCTCCACCGGCGGACAGGGATACACGGTCTCAAGCAGGGCCGGGGCGCCCTCTGGGGCTGGAGGCTGGCAGGACTACCTGGACGGGGTCTTCTCACCTGGAGGAGCAGGGGTTCAGGATAGCCGGCACTCATACCCACCTGCGTTGGGGAGCCCGGCGGCTGCCTGTTGCCGGGCTGGGCCCGAGTGGTGGGATGAGAAGGGAGCAGGGGCAGCCCGAGGAGAGGAGACTGGCATGGGTGCTGCCGGGGAGCGGACGCGCTACTCGGACCTCCCGGGTACCCGCTACCAGGAGGAGCTGGCACGCCTGTTGCTAAGAGATGCAGCGCTGGAGGGCGAGGGGCTACACATGGGCGGGCTGATGCTCAAAGAACAGGCCAATCCTCCAATCAATGCCCTCGCCAAGCTGGCAACACTCATCAATACGGCTACGGCTTCCAGACCAATCAAAGCCCAGGAGGAGCCGGAAACAGGGAGGGAGGCGTCGTCCGAGAATCGGCAGGAGTTCTTTG GTACATGTGTGAAGTGTAGGAAAGGTGTGTACGGCTCGGATAACGCTTGCCAGGCTCTGGACAGCCTCTATCACACACGCTGCTTTACCTGTGTGTCCTGTG GTCGCACCCTGAGAAACAAGGACTTCTACAATGTCAATGGCTCTGTGTATTGTAAAGAGGATTACATG TTCTCAGGCTTCCAGGCTGCAGCAGAGAAATGCAGTGTGTGTGGCCACCTTATCctggaacag ATCCTCCAGGCGATGGGGAACTCCTACCACCCTGGCTGTTTCCGCTGTGTGGTGTGTTCCAAAGCCCTGGACGGAGTCTCCTTCACTGTCGACCACCTCAGCAACATCTACTGTGTCTCTGACTACAATAG AACGTTCGCTCCTAAATGTGCTGCCTGTTTCCAACCCATCTTACCTGCTGAG GGCAGCGAG
- the LOC115194399 gene encoding LIM domain-containing protein ajuba isoform X1, whose product MDRLGTKLLEKLKLTDSGSVKFASSKKKNELVNNSNSNGNNSSGLPPSLNTATSSPSRPGQFSLTSPTSTEACGLASSGKGLGERVSSTQHLSTSITPQPTDCEHQPYSPSTLAPLRRRSTQQRASCYLGEGVDIQMRRESGLGDCDPAGSKASLNQRRYSLELQQLVRRQQLLSQPPLSHSSGPPPAYPIPSSGYGSAPRGGAMAEPHYLPEPERHKRLSLQEAMFYKRLSTGGELWESTRPASLSHSPHRPSEMGGGGGFFFPPGPALSPCSSFSLQESVLVSPRSSFASSTASGGGGGSPMGSRCSSNRTSGISLGYDTRYSASSTMAPQLQFSSLHTGGSTGGQGYTVSSRAGAPSGAGGWQDYLDGVFSPGGAGVQDSRHSYPPALGSPAAACCRAGPEWWDEKGAGAARGEETGMGAAGERTRYSDLPGTRYQEELARLLLRDAALEGEGLHMGGLMLKEQANPPINALAKLATLINTATASRPIKAQEEPETGREASSENRQEFFGTCVKCRKGVYGSDNACQALDSLYHTRCFTCVSCGRTLRNKDFYNVNGSVYCKEDYMFSGFQAAAEKCSVCGHLILEQQILQAMGNSYHPGCFRCVVCSKALDGVSFTVDHLSNIYCVSDYNRTFAPKCAACFQPILPAEGSEEILRVVSMNKDYHFECYHCEDCGKQLSDQPGSQCFPLDSHLLCHSCHMMQVCASHNIPPHSTN is encoded by the exons ATGGACCGACTTGGAACTAAGTTATTGGAGAAGTTGAAACTGACTGACTCAGGAAGTGTGAAATTTGCCAGTTCTAAAAAGAAAAACGAGTTGGttaacaacagcaacagcaatGGGAACAACAGTAGTGGACTACCACCAAGCCTGAACACTGCCACTTCCTCACCTTCAAGACCTGGTCAGTTTTCTCTTACCTCTCCAACCTCAACGGAGGCGTGTGGGCTGGCTAGTAGCGGGAAGGGATTGGGAGAAAGAGTCTCCTCTACCCAGCACCTCTCAACCTCCATCACCCCCCAACCTACTGACTGCGAACATCAACCCTACTCCCCCTCGACTCTCGCCCCCCTCCGGCGCCGGTCGACCCAGCAGCGTGCCTCCTGCTACCTGGGGGAGGGCGTTGACATCCAGATGAGGCGTGAGTCGGGCCTGGGGGACTGTGACCCAGCTGGGTCTAAGGCTTCTCTGAACCAGCGCCGCTACTCCCTGGAGCTCCAACAGCTGGTCCGACGCCAACAGCTCCTCTCCCAGCCTCCTCTGTCCCACTCCTCTGGCCCCCCTCCGGcgtaccccatcccctcctcggGTTATGGCTCTGCTCCCCGCGGCGGGGCCATGGCTGAGCCACACTACCTTCCCGAGCCTGAGCGTCACAAACGCCTCTCCCTGCAGGAGGCGATGTTCTACAAGAGGCTGAGCACGGGAGGGGAGCTCTGGGAGAGCACCAGACCGGCCTCGCTCTCTCACTCCCCGCACCGGCCCTCTGagatgggtggaggaggagggttctTCTTCCCCCCAGGCCCAGCACTGAGCCCCTGCTCCTCCTTCAGCCTCCAGGAGTCGGTGCTGGTCAGTCCCAGGTCCAGCTTTGCCTCCAGTACAGCCAgcggtggagggggagggagccCTATGGGCAGCCGCTGTAGCAGCAACCGCACCAGTGGAATCAGCCTGGGCTATGACACGCGCTACTCAGCCTCCTCCACCATGGCACCACAGCTGCAGTTCTCCTCCCTGCACACAGGGGGCTCCACCGGCGGACAGGGATACACGGTCTCAAGCAGGGCCGGGGCGCCCTCTGGGGCTGGAGGCTGGCAGGACTACCTGGACGGGGTCTTCTCACCTGGAGGAGCAGGGGTTCAGGATAGCCGGCACTCATACCCACCTGCGTTGGGGAGCCCGGCGGCTGCCTGTTGCCGGGCTGGGCCCGAGTGGTGGGATGAGAAGGGAGCAGGGGCAGCCCGAGGAGAGGAGACTGGCATGGGTGCTGCCGGGGAGCGGACGCGCTACTCGGACCTCCCGGGTACCCGCTACCAGGAGGAGCTGGCACGCCTGTTGCTAAGAGATGCAGCGCTGGAGGGCGAGGGGCTACACATGGGCGGGCTGATGCTCAAAGAACAGGCCAATCCTCCAATCAATGCCCTCGCCAAGCTGGCAACACTCATCAATACGGCTACGGCTTCCAGACCAATCAAAGCCCAGGAGGAGCCGGAAACAGGGAGGGAGGCGTCGTCCGAGAATCGGCAGGAGTTCTTTG GTACATGTGTGAAGTGTAGGAAAGGTGTGTACGGCTCGGATAACGCTTGCCAGGCTCTGGACAGCCTCTATCACACACGCTGCTTTACCTGTGTGTCCTGTG GTCGCACCCTGAGAAACAAGGACTTCTACAATGTCAATGGCTCTGTGTATTGTAAAGAGGATTACATG TTCTCAGGCTTCCAGGCTGCAGCAGAGAAATGCAGTGTGTGTGGCCACCTTATCctggaacag CAGATCCTCCAGGCGATGGGGAACTCCTACCACCCTGGCTGTTTCCGCTGTGTGGTGTGTTCCAAAGCCCTGGACGGAGTCTCCTTCACTGTCGACCACCTCAGCAACATCTACTGTGTCTCTGACTACAATAG AACGTTCGCTCCTAAATGTGCTGCCTGTTTCCAACCCATCTTACCTGCTGAG GGCAGCGAG
- the LOC115194399 gene encoding LIM domain-containing protein ajuba isoform X3: MDRLGTKLLEKLKLTDSGSVKFASSKKKNELVNNSNSNGNNSSGLPPSLNTATSSPSRPGQFSLTSPTSTEACGLASSGKGLGERVSSTQHLSTSITPQPTDCEHQPYSPSTLAPLRRRSTQQRASCYLGEGVDIQMRRESGLGDCDPAGSKASLNQRRYSLELQQLVRRQQLLSQPPLSHSSGPPPAYPIPSSGYGSAPRGGAMAEPHYLPEPERHKRLSLQEAMFYKRLSTGGELWESTRPASLSHSPHRPSEMGGGGGFFFPPGPALSPCSSFSLQESVLVSPRSSFASSTASGGGGGSPMGSRCSSNRTSGISLGYDTRYSASSTMAPQLQFSSLHTGGSTGGQGYTVSSRAGAPSGAGGWQDYLDGVFSPGGAGVQDSRHSYPPALGSPAAACCRAGPEWWDEKGAGAARGEETGMGAAGERTRYSDLPGTRYQEELARLLLRDAALEGEGLHMGGLMLKEQANPPINALAKLATLINTATASRPIKAQEEPETGREASSENRQEFFGTCVKCRKGVYGSDNACQALDSLYHTRCFTCVSCGRTLRNKDFYNVNGSVYCKEDYMFSGFQAAAEKCSVCGHLILEQQILQAMGNSYHPGCFRCVVCSKALDGVSFTVDHLSNIYCVSDYNSLVVL, encoded by the exons ATGGACCGACTTGGAACTAAGTTATTGGAGAAGTTGAAACTGACTGACTCAGGAAGTGTGAAATTTGCCAGTTCTAAAAAGAAAAACGAGTTGGttaacaacagcaacagcaatGGGAACAACAGTAGTGGACTACCACCAAGCCTGAACACTGCCACTTCCTCACCTTCAAGACCTGGTCAGTTTTCTCTTACCTCTCCAACCTCAACGGAGGCGTGTGGGCTGGCTAGTAGCGGGAAGGGATTGGGAGAAAGAGTCTCCTCTACCCAGCACCTCTCAACCTCCATCACCCCCCAACCTACTGACTGCGAACATCAACCCTACTCCCCCTCGACTCTCGCCCCCCTCCGGCGCCGGTCGACCCAGCAGCGTGCCTCCTGCTACCTGGGGGAGGGCGTTGACATCCAGATGAGGCGTGAGTCGGGCCTGGGGGACTGTGACCCAGCTGGGTCTAAGGCTTCTCTGAACCAGCGCCGCTACTCCCTGGAGCTCCAACAGCTGGTCCGACGCCAACAGCTCCTCTCCCAGCCTCCTCTGTCCCACTCCTCTGGCCCCCCTCCGGcgtaccccatcccctcctcggGTTATGGCTCTGCTCCCCGCGGCGGGGCCATGGCTGAGCCACACTACCTTCCCGAGCCTGAGCGTCACAAACGCCTCTCCCTGCAGGAGGCGATGTTCTACAAGAGGCTGAGCACGGGAGGGGAGCTCTGGGAGAGCACCAGACCGGCCTCGCTCTCTCACTCCCCGCACCGGCCCTCTGagatgggtggaggaggagggttctTCTTCCCCCCAGGCCCAGCACTGAGCCCCTGCTCCTCCTTCAGCCTCCAGGAGTCGGTGCTGGTCAGTCCCAGGTCCAGCTTTGCCTCCAGTACAGCCAgcggtggagggggagggagccCTATGGGCAGCCGCTGTAGCAGCAACCGCACCAGTGGAATCAGCCTGGGCTATGACACGCGCTACTCAGCCTCCTCCACCATGGCACCACAGCTGCAGTTCTCCTCCCTGCACACAGGGGGCTCCACCGGCGGACAGGGATACACGGTCTCAAGCAGGGCCGGGGCGCCCTCTGGGGCTGGAGGCTGGCAGGACTACCTGGACGGGGTCTTCTCACCTGGAGGAGCAGGGGTTCAGGATAGCCGGCACTCATACCCACCTGCGTTGGGGAGCCCGGCGGCTGCCTGTTGCCGGGCTGGGCCCGAGTGGTGGGATGAGAAGGGAGCAGGGGCAGCCCGAGGAGAGGAGACTGGCATGGGTGCTGCCGGGGAGCGGACGCGCTACTCGGACCTCCCGGGTACCCGCTACCAGGAGGAGCTGGCACGCCTGTTGCTAAGAGATGCAGCGCTGGAGGGCGAGGGGCTACACATGGGCGGGCTGATGCTCAAAGAACAGGCCAATCCTCCAATCAATGCCCTCGCCAAGCTGGCAACACTCATCAATACGGCTACGGCTTCCAGACCAATCAAAGCCCAGGAGGAGCCGGAAACAGGGAGGGAGGCGTCGTCCGAGAATCGGCAGGAGTTCTTTG GTACATGTGTGAAGTGTAGGAAAGGTGTGTACGGCTCGGATAACGCTTGCCAGGCTCTGGACAGCCTCTATCACACACGCTGCTTTACCTGTGTGTCCTGTG GTCGCACCCTGAGAAACAAGGACTTCTACAATGTCAATGGCTCTGTGTATTGTAAAGAGGATTACATG TTCTCAGGCTTCCAGGCTGCAGCAGAGAAATGCAGTGTGTGTGGCCACCTTATCctggaacag CAGATCCTCCAGGCGATGGGGAACTCCTACCACCCTGGCTGTTTCCGCTGTGTGGTGTGTTCCAAAGCCCTGGACGGAGTCTCCTTCACTGTCGACCACCTCAGCAACATCTACTGTGTCTCTGACTACAATAG TCTTGTTGTCCTGTAG
- the LOC115194395 gene encoding 39S ribosomal protein L52, mitochondrial isoform X2, protein MCSPWTIQILRHSSRCFTTTCGSQAGIKWRTENGLARSGTEYGPMTDLPDWSFADGRPAPPLKGQLRRKQERETLARRVVNLSSEVDKGMEVWREKQEEAKRMQERNKSLLLKPKGNLLLKKYK, encoded by the exons ATGTGTTCTCCATGGACGATACAAA TTTTGAGGCATTCCAGTCGTTGTTTTACTACGACGTGTGGGTCACAGGCTGGAATCAAGTGGAGGACCGA AAATGGTCTGGCCCGCAGTGGAACAGAGTATGGCCCCATGACAGATCTCCCTGACTGGTCCTTTGCAG ATGGCCGGCCAGCACCCCCCCTGAAAGGACAGCTGAGgagaaagcaggagagagagacgtTAGCA AGACGTGTCGTGAATCTCAGCTCGGAGGTGGATAAGGGGATGGAAGTGTGGAGGGAGAAACAGGAAGAAGCCAAAAGAATGCAGGAACGCAATAAATCTCTTCTGCTTAAACCAAAAGGAAACCTTTTATTGAAGAAATATAAGTAA